The Mucilaginibacter mallensis genome has a segment encoding these proteins:
- a CDS encoding NAD(P)-dependent alcohol dehydrogenase, which yields MIPVKGYAAQTPETDLAPWNFERRDVGPHDVQFDILFCGVCHSDLHQIKNDWFPGIFPMVPGHEIVGRVVKVGSHVTKFKVGDLAGTGCLVDSCLHCENCKQDLEQYCLEGNTQTYNGMERDGSSPTYGGYSNSIVVKEHFVLHISEKLDLAATAPLLCAGITTYSPLRHWKVGKGHKLAVLGLGGLGHMAVKFGVAFGAEVTVLSTSPSKKADAEALGAHHFVVTSDPEQIKAAKNSFDFILDTVSAPHDFNMYLSLLRTNGVHICVGVPPEPASIHPFSLLGGRKSVAGSGIGGLAETQEMLDFCAENNIVSEIEMIDIKDITASYERMQKGDVRYRFVIDIATL from the coding sequence ATGATACCTGTTAAAGGCTATGCGGCGCAAACGCCGGAAACTGACCTTGCTCCCTGGAATTTTGAAAGACGGGATGTTGGTCCGCACGATGTGCAATTTGATATTTTATTTTGTGGCGTTTGTCACTCCGATCTGCACCAGATAAAAAACGACTGGTTCCCGGGTATATTCCCGATGGTACCAGGGCATGAAATTGTTGGCCGGGTTGTAAAAGTGGGCAGCCATGTAACCAAATTTAAAGTTGGCGACCTTGCCGGTACCGGATGTTTGGTTGACTCATGCCTGCATTGCGAAAACTGCAAGCAGGATTTAGAGCAATACTGCCTTGAAGGCAACACCCAAACCTATAATGGTATGGAGCGCGATGGCTCATCACCTACTTATGGTGGCTATTCAAACAGCATTGTCGTTAAAGAGCACTTTGTACTGCATATTTCAGAAAAACTTGACCTTGCTGCTACTGCGCCATTGCTTTGCGCCGGTATCACTACATACTCACCTTTAAGGCACTGGAAAGTTGGCAAAGGTCATAAGCTGGCGGTTTTAGGTTTGGGTGGTTTAGGCCATATGGCTGTTAAATTTGGTGTTGCTTTTGGTGCAGAGGTTACCGTTTTAAGTACATCACCAAGTAAAAAAGCTGATGCTGAAGCACTGGGTGCACACCACTTTGTGGTAACCAGCGATCCCGAGCAAATTAAAGCAGCTAAAAACTCATTTGATTTTATATTGGATACTGTATCAGCTCCGCATGATTTTAACATGTACTTAAGCTTGTTGAGGACTAACGGCGTACATATCTGTGTTGGCGTACCTCCTGAACCAGCAAGCATCCATCCGTTCAGCTTATTGGGTGGCAGAAAGAGTGTTGCGGGATCTGGTATTGGCGGTTTAGCCGAAACTCAGGAAATGCTTGATTTTTGTGCCGAAAATAACATTGTTTCAGAAATTGAAATGATCGACATAAAAGATATCACCGCGTCATATGAGCGCATGCAAAAAGGTGATGTCCGTTATCGTTTTGTGATTGATATAGCTACCCTTTAA
- a CDS encoding type II toxin-antitoxin system RelE/ParE family toxin — MKSYKIKIKDEALVDILNITDWYNERVPNLGLKFQKNTRLQINTLKHNAYSFAIRYKDVRCTLVKKFPFLIHYIIDEDNKVVNVYAIIHTSRNPKIWERKTKK; from the coding sequence ATGAAATCGTATAAGATAAAAATTAAGGATGAAGCTTTAGTCGACATTCTGAATATTACTGATTGGTACAATGAACGTGTTCCAAATCTAGGCCTTAAGTTTCAAAAAAATACAAGATTACAAATCAACACACTTAAACATAATGCCTATAGCTTTGCTATCCGGTACAAAGATGTTCGTTGTACGCTTGTTAAAAAATTCCCGTTTTTAATTCATTATATTATTGATGAGGATAATAAGGTTGTAAATGTTTATGCCATTATACACACGAGCAGAAACCCCAAGATCTGGGAGCGAAAAACTAAAAAATAG
- a CDS encoding ABC transporter ATP-binding protein encodes MTITLQNIGRRFNRDWIFRGIDYTFNIGESYAILGPNGSGKSTLFQVVNGSLSPSVGVISYNFDGANIEAENIFQKLSLAAPYLELIEEFTLSEMIDFHFKFKAYKAGMDKDAVVDVLNMRNNANKLIRYFSSGMKQRLKLALAFCSDTPILMLDEPTSNLDAQGVEWYLSLVEKFALNRLTIICSNQPHEYSFCGHELNISDYKS; translated from the coding sequence ATGACTATCACCCTCCAAAACATAGGCCGACGCTTTAACCGCGACTGGATCTTCCGGGGGATTGACTATACCTTTAACATTGGCGAAAGCTATGCTATACTCGGGCCAAATGGTTCGGGTAAATCAACCTTGTTCCAGGTAGTGAATGGGAGCTTGTCGCCGTCTGTTGGTGTCATCAGTTATAATTTTGACGGGGCGAATATTGAGGCTGAAAATATATTTCAAAAGCTTAGTCTGGCTGCACCATACCTTGAACTGATTGAGGAGTTTACCTTGAGTGAGATGATCGATTTTCACTTTAAGTTTAAGGCCTACAAGGCCGGGATGGATAAGGATGCGGTTGTTGACGTGCTGAACATGCGCAACAACGCCAATAAACTTATCCGTTACTTTTCATCGGGCATGAAACAGCGGCTAAAACTGGCCCTGGCATTTTGCTCCGATACCCCTATATTAATGCTTGACGAACCTACCAGCAACCTTGATGCCCAGGGTGTGGAATGGTACCTGAGCCTGGTTGAAAAATTCGCTTTGAATCGTCTCACCATCATTTGCTCCAACCAACCGCATGAGTATAGCTTTTGTGGGCATGAGTTGAATATTTCGGATTATAAGAGTTAA
- the lpxD gene encoding UDP-3-O-(3-hydroxymyristoyl)glucosamine N-acyltransferase codes for MQFTAQEIGSLLNGKVEGDATVSVSQLAKIEEATAGSLSFLANPKYEQYLYTTDASIVIVNDDYQLAEPVKATLIRVPNAYSAITVLLDLYNKIKLNKTGIEQPSFIHPSAKIGENVYIGAFAYVGPNVTIGNNSRIYPNCYIADNVSIGNNVTFFSGVKIYFDCKLGNDIIIHSGAVIGGDGFGFAPTGDGSYQKISQIGNVVIEDNVEIGANTTVDRATMGSTIIRKGVKLDNLIQIAHNVEIDENTVVAAQTGISGSTKVGKNVIIGGQAGIVGHINIPNGTQLQAKTGLSRSIKEEGQKWAGSPASPYSEHMRSQVVLARLPELEKKVIELEKIIAGLKGVQ; via the coding sequence ATGCAATTTACTGCACAAGAAATAGGCTCATTGCTTAACGGAAAGGTTGAAGGCGATGCAACAGTATCGGTTAGTCAACTGGCTAAAATAGAAGAAGCCACTGCGGGTTCGCTCTCATTTTTGGCTAATCCAAAGTATGAGCAGTACCTGTATACTACCGATGCGTCGATAGTTATTGTTAACGATGATTATCAGCTTGCCGAGCCGGTAAAGGCAACACTTATTCGTGTGCCCAATGCCTATTCAGCCATTACTGTTTTGCTTGATCTTTATAACAAGATAAAACTAAACAAAACCGGTATTGAACAGCCCAGCTTTATACATCCCTCAGCAAAAATTGGTGAAAATGTTTACATAGGCGCGTTTGCCTACGTAGGCCCAAATGTTACTATTGGCAATAACAGCAGAATTTACCCTAACTGCTATATTGCAGATAATGTGAGCATTGGCAACAATGTTACCTTTTTTTCGGGAGTTAAAATTTATTTCGACTGCAAACTTGGCAACGATATTATTATACACTCTGGCGCGGTAATTGGCGGCGATGGCTTTGGCTTTGCCCCAACAGGCGATGGCAGCTATCAGAAAATAAGCCAGATAGGTAATGTAGTTATAGAGGATAACGTAGAAATTGGCGCTAATACTACAGTCGACCGTGCTACCATGGGATCAACCATAATACGCAAAGGTGTTAAGCTGGATAATTTGATACAGATAGCACACAATGTAGAGATTGATGAGAATACAGTTGTAGCTGCTCAGACAGGTATATCCGGAAGTACAAAGGTGGGTAAAAACGTGATTATTGGCGGTCAGGCAGGCATTGTTGGTCATATCAACATACCTAACGGCACACAATTGCAGGCCAAAACCGGTTTAAGCCGTTCCATAAAAGAGGAAGGCCAAAAATGGGCAGGTTCACCGGCATCACCATATAGTGAACATATGCGCTCACAGGTAGTACTGGCCCGTTTGCCCGAACTGGAGAAAAAGGTTATAGAATTAGAAAAAATAATTGCAGGACTAAAGGGAGTTCAATAG
- the lpxA gene encoding acyl-ACP--UDP-N-acetylglucosamine O-acyltransferase, protein MIQPLAYIHPQAKIADNVVIEPFVTIHKDVEIGEGTWIGSNSVIMDGARIGKNCRIFPGAVVSAPPQDLKYRGEPSTVTIGDNTVIRECVTLNRGTALDKNTTTIGSNCLLMAYVHVAHDCIIGDNVIIANAVQLAGHINIYDHAFIGGTSAVHQFVEIGAHCMVSGGSLVRKDVPPFTKAGREPLSYIGINSVGLRRRGFSAETINEIQEIYRIIFLKKYNITKALDIIEAEFNPTVERDEIINFVQNSQRGIMKGFGNS, encoded by the coding sequence ATGATCCAACCACTTGCATATATCCACCCGCAGGCTAAAATAGCCGATAACGTAGTAATTGAACCATTTGTTACCATCCACAAGGATGTTGAAATTGGTGAAGGCACATGGATAGGTTCAAATTCCGTAATAATGGATGGAGCCCGCATCGGCAAAAACTGCCGTATATTCCCCGGAGCGGTTGTGTCTGCTCCACCTCAGGATCTGAAATACCGCGGCGAGCCAAGTACAGTTACTATAGGCGATAATACTGTTATCCGCGAATGCGTAACCCTTAACCGCGGTACCGCGCTTGATAAAAACACCACTACCATTGGCAGCAATTGCCTTTTAATGGCCTATGTACACGTAGCGCACGATTGTATCATCGGCGATAATGTAATTATTGCCAACGCGGTACAGCTTGCCGGCCACATTAATATATATGACCACGCTTTTATTGGCGGCACATCGGCAGTACACCAGTTTGTTGAGATTGGCGCGCATTGTATGGTATCCGGCGGCTCGTTGGTACGTAAGGATGTTCCTCCGTTTACCAAGGCTGGCAGGGAGCCATTATCTTACATCGGTATCAACTCTGTTGGTTTAAGGCGCAGAGGCTTCTCGGCTGAAACCATCAACGAGATACAGGAAATTTACCGTATCATCTTCCTTAAAAAATATAATATCACCAAAGCGCTGGATATCATCGAAGCTGAATTTAACCCAACCGTTGAACGTGATGAGATCATCAACTTTGTACAGAACTCGCAACGTGGTATTATGAAGGGCTTTGGGAATTCGTAA
- the efp gene encoding elongation factor P, translated as MAKASDVKNGNILRFNGELVQVEEFLHRTPGNLRAFYQARMRNVKSGKLVEYRFRTDEEVDIARVETSDYQYLYEDGDALVVMDNSTYDQHNVPKRLFGNAVKFLKEGMNVIVAFESDEPIMGQIPGSAELEITYTEPAVKGDTSTGALKNATVETGAEIKVPLFINIGDKVKVDTATGSYVERVKS; from the coding sequence ATGGCTAAGGCATCAGATGTAAAGAATGGTAACATACTTCGCTTCAACGGCGAGTTAGTACAGGTGGAAGAGTTTTTACACCGCACTCCAGGCAATTTACGTGCATTTTACCAGGCACGTATGCGTAACGTAAAATCAGGCAAATTGGTTGAATACCGTTTCCGTACCGATGAAGAGGTTGATATAGCCCGCGTTGAAACCAGCGATTACCAATATTTATATGAGGATGGTGATGCATTAGTAGTAATGGATAACTCAACCTACGATCAGCATAATGTACCAAAACGTTTGTTTGGCAACGCAGTGAAGTTCCTGAAAGAGGGAATGAACGTAATTGTAGCATTTGAAAGCGACGAGCCTATTATGGGCCAGATCCCCGGCTCAGCCGAATTGGAAATTACTTATACTGAACCTGCGGTAAAAGGCGATACCTCAACCGGCGCATTAAAAAATGCAACCGTTGAAACCGGTGCTGAAATAAAAGTTCCGTTGTTCATCAACATTGGCGATAAAGTTAAGGTTGATACCGCAACAGGAAGCTATGTGGAAAGAGTGAAAAGCTAA
- a CDS encoding addiction module protein — MDAAKINIQVNFQQIVEAIKQLTPKEKLKLNELLWNEDTPIPIEHQQLVMDRVKNANENPESMLDWDEVSGKLA, encoded by the coding sequence ATGGATGCAGCAAAAATAAATATACAGGTCAACTTTCAGCAAATTGTTGAGGCAATAAAACAGCTTACACCCAAAGAGAAGTTAAAACTAAATGAGCTACTTTGGAATGAGGATACTCCAATTCCAATCGAGCACCAACAGCTTGTAATGGATAGGGTGAAAAATGCAAATGAAAATCCCGAAAGTATGCTCGATTGGGATGAAGTCTCCGGTAAGCTGGCTTAG
- a CDS encoding HD domain-containing protein, translating to MNKKKIINDPVYGFISIPNDLAFDLIEHPYFQRLRYIKQLGMTHLVYPGALHTRFHHALGAMHLMSLAIETLRYKGQQITQAEEEAVTVAILLHDIGHGPFSHALEQAIIEGVWHEDISVMLMNELNKQFDGRLAMAIEIFNGTYHKNFLHQLVSSQLDMDRLDYLNRDSFFTGVSEGVISSDRIIKMLNVVDDHIVVEEKGIYSIEKFLIARRLMYWQVYLHKTVIAGEQLLSKILKRAKELALTREELFCTPALNHFLVNTINNQLFMTEGDNLETFAGLDDTDIMAAVKIWAGSKDFVLAQLCRDLVHRNLYHADITNEMPDEAFVNELTQKAVKKYGINEYEASYFVFTDEVRNNAYKTGDGSILILMKNGTVKDITAASDNSNLEALKKTVKKYILCYDKRLMQ from the coding sequence TTGAATAAAAAGAAAATAATAAACGACCCGGTATATGGTTTCATCAGTATTCCTAATGACCTGGCTTTCGATCTTATAGAGCATCCTTACTTTCAGCGCTTAAGGTATATCAAACAATTGGGCATGACCCACCTTGTTTATCCCGGCGCCCTGCATACCCGCTTTCATCATGCGTTGGGGGCCATGCACCTAATGAGCCTGGCTATTGAAACCCTGCGTTATAAGGGCCAGCAAATAACCCAGGCCGAAGAAGAAGCCGTTACCGTTGCCATATTATTACATGATATTGGGCACGGGCCATTCTCGCACGCGCTGGAGCAGGCTATAATTGAGGGGGTTTGGCATGAGGACATTTCTGTAATGTTGATGAACGAACTCAACAAGCAGTTTGATGGCCGCTTAGCTATGGCTATAGAAATATTTAACGGTACGTATCATAAAAACTTCCTGCATCAGTTAGTATCCAGTCAGCTTGATATGGATAGACTGGATTATTTGAACAGGGACAGCTTTTTTACCGGGGTATCAGAGGGTGTGATCAGCTCCGACCGTATTATTAAGATGCTGAACGTAGTTGATGACCATATTGTGGTGGAGGAAAAAGGCATATACTCGATAGAGAAGTTTTTGATTGCCCGCAGGCTGATGTACTGGCAGGTGTACCTGCATAAAACAGTAATAGCGGGTGAGCAATTATTGAGCAAAATTTTAAAACGCGCAAAGGAACTGGCATTAACCAGGGAAGAACTTTTTTGTACACCTGCGTTAAACCATTTCCTGGTAAATACCATCAATAACCAGCTGTTTATGACGGAGGGTGATAATTTGGAGACTTTTGCCGGGCTTGATGATACGGATATTATGGCGGCGGTAAAAATATGGGCAGGCAGCAAGGATTTTGTACTGGCGCAATTATGCCGCGACCTGGTACACCGAAACCTGTACCATGCCGATATTACCAACGAAATGCCTGATGAGGCATTCGTAAACGAATTAACCCAAAAAGCCGTTAAGAAGTATGGGATAAATGAGTACGAGGCATCGTACTTTGTGTTTACCGATGAGGTGCGGAATAATGCCTATAAAACAGGGGATGGCAGCATACTTATACTTATGAAGAACGGAACTGTGAAGGATATTACAGCAGCCAGCGATAATTCAAATTTGGAAGCGCTGAAAAAAACTGTTAAAAAATACATACTGTGCTATGATAAACGGCTGATGCAGTAG
- a CDS encoding bifunctional UDP-3-O-[3-hydroxymyristoyl] N-acetylglucosamine deacetylase/3-hydroxyacyl-ACP dehydratase, with protein sequence MNVKQRTIKAPVSVSGTGLHTGESVTMTFHPAEEDHGYKFRRVDLPGQPIIDADVDNVTDTSRGTTITQNGASVSTIEHVLAALVGLEVDNVLIDLDGPETPIMDGSSIKFIDAITNTGFEDQEADKEYFHIPYNIHYTEPDRKVEMVAMPLDDYRFTCMVDYNSHVLGSQHASISTISEFVKEIASCRTFCFLHELEMLLQHDLIKGGDLNNAIVVVDKDVDEEELAHLAKIFNRKDIKVAPQGILNNIDLRYQNEPARHKLLDMIGDLALVGTPLKGHIMAARPGHAANVAFAKKIKALIKKDKGKRRLKKYDPNATPVLDTVDIMAILPHRQPFLMIDKIMELSKTHVIGIKNVTMNEELFRGHFPEAPIFPGVLQIEGMVQTGGILVLKTVPDPENYLTLFLKIENARFKSKVVPGDTIVYYCDLTSPIRRGIAQMKGIGMVGDRVVVEAELMAQIVKVKGNEA encoded by the coding sequence ATGAACGTAAAACAGAGAACTATTAAAGCGCCTGTATCGGTATCGGGCACCGGCTTGCATACCGGCGAAAGCGTTACTATGACCTTTCATCCCGCTGAAGAAGATCACGGGTATAAATTCAGGAGGGTTGATTTGCCGGGACAGCCAATTATTGATGCTGATGTTGATAATGTTACCGATACTTCACGCGGAACCACCATCACCCAAAATGGTGCCAGCGTAAGTACTATTGAACACGTATTGGCCGCGCTGGTAGGTTTAGAAGTTGATAATGTGCTGATAGATCTGGACGGACCGGAAACACCTATTATGGATGGCAGCTCTATAAAATTTATTGATGCCATAACCAATACCGGTTTTGAAGACCAGGAAGCTGACAAAGAATATTTCCATATTCCATATAACATTCATTACACCGAGCCCGATCGCAAGGTTGAAATGGTAGCCATGCCGCTTGATGATTACCGCTTTACTTGTATGGTTGATTATAACTCGCATGTATTGGGCAGCCAGCATGCCAGTATATCTACCATATCAGAATTTGTTAAGGAGATAGCATCATGCCGTACTTTTTGCTTTTTGCATGAATTAGAGATGCTGTTGCAACATGACCTTATAAAAGGTGGTGATTTGAACAACGCTATTGTTGTGGTTGATAAAGACGTTGACGAAGAAGAGCTTGCTCACTTAGCTAAGATATTTAACCGCAAGGATATAAAAGTTGCACCACAGGGCATATTAAATAATATTGATCTGCGTTACCAGAATGAACCGGCACGCCACAAACTGCTGGATATGATTGGCGACCTTGCATTAGTTGGCACACCGTTAAAAGGCCATATTATGGCAGCAAGACCCGGCCATGCCGCCAATGTTGCTTTCGCCAAAAAAATAAAGGCACTTATTAAGAAAGATAAAGGCAAAAGGCGTTTAAAGAAATACGACCCGAATGCCACACCGGTGTTAGATACCGTTGATATAATGGCGATATTGCCCCACAGGCAACCGTTTTTGATGATCGATAAGATAATGGAACTATCAAAAACGCATGTTATCGGCATAAAAAATGTAACCATGAACGAGGAATTGTTCAGGGGCCATTTTCCCGAGGCGCCGATATTTCCGGGTGTATTGCAGATAGAGGGCATGGTACAAACAGGTGGCATATTGGTGCTGAAAACCGTACCCGATCCTGAAAACTACCTGACCCTGTTTTTAAAGATAGAGAACGCCAGGTTTAAGAGCAAGGTGGTTCCGGGTGATACAATTGTGTATTATTGCGACCTTACCTCACCAATTCGCCGGGGTATTGCACAAATGAAAGGTATTGGCATGGTTGGCGACCGTGTTGTTGTTGAAGCTGAATTAATGGCTCAAATAGTAAAAGTAAAAGGTAACGAAGCATGA
- the porX gene encoding T9SS response regulator signal transducer PorX translates to MQDTTILWADDEIDLLKPHILFLSEKGYKVTTVTNGNDAVESFKNNYFDLVFLDENMPGLTGLETLSQIKNINNDVPIVLITKNEEEYLMEDAIGSKIDDYLIKPVHPKQILLTIKKLTDNKRLVTEKTTMAYQQDFRNLGMTLNDNLSHQEWVDVYKKLIYWELELQQLEDSGMHEILTLQKAEANTQFCKFVERNYIDWIQNPDGAPTSSPQLFKKKVFPKLDGKGPVFFILIDNLRYDQFKIINPIISEYFRLEEEDTYFSILPTATQYARNSIFSGLMPLEMERRYPQMWQNDEDEGGKNLFEADFVADQIKRVLRKDIKHSYNKILNIDEGRALNESVNNLMNNELNVVVYNFVDMLSHARTDMQMIRELASDDSAYRSLTLSWFEHSPLFDLLKFLASKQVRVVITTDHGTIRVKKPSKIIGDRNTNTNLRYKQGRNLNFNAKEVFHIRNPHDAMLPKLHVSSSFVFAKEDSYFVYPNNYNHFVNFYNETFQHGGISLEEMIIPIATYGPK, encoded by the coding sequence ATGCAAGATACCACCATATTATGGGCTGATGATGAAATCGATCTGCTAAAACCCCATATTTTATTTTTAAGCGAGAAAGGCTATAAAGTAACCACTGTTACCAATGGCAATGATGCTGTTGAGTCGTTCAAAAACAACTATTTCGACCTTGTTTTTTTAGATGAGAATATGCCCGGCTTAACCGGACTGGAAACTTTATCGCAAATAAAGAACATTAATAACGATGTACCCATTGTACTCATCACCAAAAACGAGGAAGAGTACCTGATGGAGGATGCCATAGGCTCAAAAATTGATGATTACCTGATTAAGCCGGTACACCCCAAGCAAATATTGCTGACCATAAAAAAATTGACTGATAACAAACGCCTGGTTACCGAAAAAACAACTATGGCCTATCAGCAGGATTTCCGCAACCTGGGTATGACGCTTAATGACAACCTGAGCCACCAGGAATGGGTTGATGTTTACAAAAAACTGATTTATTGGGAGCTTGAACTGCAGCAGTTAGAAGATAGCGGTATGCACGAGATCCTGACCCTGCAAAAAGCCGAGGCGAATACTCAGTTCTGCAAGTTTGTGGAGCGTAATTATATCGATTGGATCCAAAACCCTGATGGCGCGCCAACCAGTTCGCCGCAGTTGTTTAAAAAGAAAGTTTTCCCTAAGCTGGATGGCAAAGGGCCGGTGTTTTTCATATTGATTGATAACCTAAGGTACGATCAGTTTAAAATCATTAACCCGATCATATCAGAATACTTCAGGCTGGAAGAAGAGGATACTTATTTCAGTATCCTGCCTACAGCTACGCAATATGCACGTAACTCTATATTTTCGGGGCTGATGCCTTTGGAAATGGAAAGGCGCTACCCGCAAATGTGGCAGAATGACGAGGATGAGGGTGGCAAGAATTTATTCGAAGCCGATTTCGTTGCCGATCAGATAAAACGTGTTTTACGCAAGGATATTAAACACTCTTACAACAAGATCCTGAATATTGACGAGGGCCGTGCGCTGAATGAATCAGTAAACAACCTGATGAATAATGAGCTTAACGTGGTGGTATACAACTTTGTGGATATGCTTTCACATGCCCGTACCGATATGCAAATGATCCGTGAGCTGGCCAGTGATGACTCGGCTTACCGTTCATTAACGCTGTCATGGTTTGAGCACTCGCCTTTGTTTGACCTGCTTAAGTTCTTAGCATCAAAACAAGTGCGCGTAGTAATCACTACCGACCACGGTACCATCCGCGTAAAAAAACCAAGCAAGATCATAGGTGATAGGAACACTAATACCAACCTGCGCTACAAACAAGGCCGTAACTTAAACTTTAATGCCAAAGAGGTATTCCACATCCGCAACCCGCATGATGCTATGCTGCCCAAGCTGCATGTAAGCTCAAGCTTTGTGTTTGCCAAAGAGGATAGCTATTTCGTTTACCCGAATAACTATAACCACTTTGTTAATTTCTATAATGAAACTTTCCAGCATGGCGGCATTTCATTAGAAGAGATGATCATACCTATTGCTACTTACGGGCCTAAATAG